One segment of Babesia bigemina genome assembly Bbig001, chromosome : II DNA contains the following:
- a CDS encoding TBC domain containing protein,putative — protein MDGSCEDTYDITYDEDCYCGVTSDDFDAILRRSKRADDGAVGSSDSEASSSGGDDSERSIDAAMQRLAASVTAMQVGIENMRRVVWGYFLGVYTADTMEELLAAVRQKRERYWELVKKHRQDNLKSMQALNPQLFHPLAPVERNPWEQNQRSRELLDEIWQDVERTYQERSLFKSESVRKTLQNVLFVWSREHDYISYRQGMNELLAVVYIVCYRDQARPADSTADSAFAEICSGDAKDLEADAYTLFDALMCLEIQLMFDNAATKMPSIKSYEVRSANLAHIVALPGRAKANNTHNSFIARTKFIHSRILKDYDPALFKHFQDIELEPHVFLMRWIRLIFSREFNVNETLCLWDAVFADHHATTLEGQRLPEFQFELVDFFAVAMMSYVRLNLLENDINYCLQRLFKFPPIENISLLIAKAHKIRRQFNKLDSGKSAVANADSAARASGSIPWVPVDDGSHVSLDKTMRARTPRAASRTSHEAGRTPYMSLERMDSNASAFASPSESGLSVSTEGLRHALEGVAARIYRLYEEAFAVGRWDCVCLLSFSAATR, from the exons ATGGATGGAAGCTGTGAGGACACGTACGACATAACCTACGATGAGGATTGCTACTGCGGAGTCACATCGGACGACTTTGACGCCATATTGCGGCGCTCGAAGCGTGCCGATGACGGTGCAGTGGGAAGCTCTGACAGCGAAGCCTCCTCTTCAGGCGGGGATGACTCTGAGCGCAGCATCGATGCGGCGATGCAGCGGTTGGCCGCGTCCGTGACTGCCATGCAAGTCGGCATTGAAAATATGCGGCGTGTCGTTTGGGGCTATTTCCTCGGAGTGTACACCGCGGATACTATGGAAGAACTGCTCGCAGCAGTCAGGCAGAAAAGGGAGCGCTACTGGGAGCTAGTGAAAAAGCACAGGCAGGACAACCTCAAAAGCATGCAGGCGCTGAACCCACAGCTGTTCCACCCGCTAGCGCCAGTCGAGCGCAACCCGTGGGAGCAGAACCAGCGTTCACGCGAACTGCTGGACGAGATATGGCAGGATGTGGAACGCACCTATCAGGAGCGGAGCCTTTTCAAAAGCGAGTCCGTACGGAAGACACTGCAGAACGTGCTCTTTGTTTGGAGCAGGGAGCACGACTACATCTCGTATCGCCAGGGAATGAATGAGTTGTTGGCGGTCGTTTACATCGTGTGCTACCGCGACCAGGCGAGGCCAGCCGACTCGACTGCTGACTCGGCGTTCGCGGAGATCTGTTCGGGGGACGCAAAGGACCTTGAGGCTGACGCTTACACGCTCTTCGACGCGTTGATGTGCCTGGAGATACAGCTCATGTTCGACAATGCGGCTACAAAGATGCCGTCAATCAAGAGTTATGAGGTGCGATCCGCCAACCTGGCTCACATCGTCGCGCTGCCCGGGCGCGCGAAGGCCAACAACACCCACAATTCTTTTATCGCACGCACCAAGTTCATTCATTCGCGTATACTGAAG GACTACGACCCTGCGCTCTTCAAGCACTTCCAGGACATCGAGCTGGAGCCTCACGTGTTCCTTATGCGGTGGATACGGCTGATATTCAGCCGCGAGTTCAACGTGAACGAAACGTTATGCCTGTGGGACGCAGTTTTTGCGGACCACCATGCCACCACCTTGGAGGGGCAGCGGCTGCCGGAGTTCCAGTTTGAGCTCGTCGACTTTTTCGCCGTGGCCATGATGTCGTACGTGCGCCTGAATC TGCTGGAGAACGATATAAACTACTGCCTGCAGCGGCTGTTCAAGTTCCCCCCTATTGAAAACATCTCTCTGCTTATCGCAAAAGCGCACAAGATTCGGCGCCAGTTCAACAAGCTGGATTCCGGCAAATCTGCAGTGGCTAACGCTGACAGTGCAGCCCGCGCTTCCGGCAGCATCCCCTGGGTGCCAGTTGATGACGGCAGCCACGTCAGTCTGGATAAGACGATGCGCGCGAGGACACCTAGAGCAGCTAGCAGGACGTCCCACGAGGCTGGTAGAACGCCGTACATGTCACTGGAGCGTATGGATAGCAACGCGTCGGCCTTCGCGTCACCGTCGGAATCCGGCCTCTCGGTGAGCACCGAGGGTTTGCGCCATGCGCTTGAAGGCGTCGCTGCTCGGATATACCGACTCTACGAAGAAGCGTTCGCTGTAGGAAGGTGGGATTGCGTGTGCTTGCTGTCATTTTCCGCAGCGACAAGATGA